One window from the genome of Anticarsia gemmatalis isolate Benzon Research Colony breed Stoneville strain chromosome 8, ilAntGemm2 primary, whole genome shotgun sequence encodes:
- the LOC142974851 gene encoding sodium-dependent nutrient amino acid transporter 1-like, with product MNDGGGEPTSGPAVADAAVIDSTDFSVPSKEQTPKSILSNKFHHDVSNGKQLGEVEDDLPKRAEWGSQIEFLMSCIATSVGLGNVWRFPFVAYENGGGAFLIPYIIVLMLIGKPVYYLECILGQFSSRNSIRVWSLSPAMKGTGYGTILGCAFVLSYYVAIVALCLYYLAMSFQSTLPWAVCQPEWTNCVPSDTSQQVGEVSKNATSSAELYFVKTVLQKSDGIEGGLGAPVWYLAMCLLAAWFVIFVIVAQGVKSSGKAAYFLAIFPYVVMIVLLITTVILPGAGNGILYFLTPQWNKLIELDVWYAAITQVFFSLSVCSGAIIMFSSYNGFKQNVYRDAMIVTTLDTFTSLLSGITIFGILGNLAHELNKEVHEVIGSGGTGLAFISYPDAIAKTFLPQLFSVLFFLMMTVLGIGSSVALLSTINTVFLDAFPKVKTVYMSALCCSGGFLVGLTYVTPGGQYILELVDYYGGTFLILFCAIMEISAVFWIYGLESLCLDIEFMLGIKTSMYWRLCWGVITPAMMITVFIYALLGFENVTVGDYVFPTAGYVCGYLMLFIGIFFVPIGIILTLYKYRTGNLVETVKKSFTPKKSWGPRSPSDKRDWEIFKKEAVVQMEKVQTTKLKHIWRSLTGSYRS from the exons ATG aATGATGGTGGTGGTGAACCTACTTCGGGACCAGCAGTTGCAGATGCCGCAGTTATTGATTCTACAGACTTTAGCGTACCCTCAAAGGAACAAACTCCAAAGTCAATTCTGTCGAACAAATTCCATCACGATGTGTCTAATGGCAAACAA TTGGGAGAAGTAGAGGACGACTTACCAAAGAGAGCAGAATGGGGCAGTCAAATAGAGTTCCTAATGTCTTGTATCGCTACCTCGGTGGGTCTCGGCAACGTGTGGCGATTTCCATTCGTTGCTTATGAGAACGGAGGCGGCGCCTTCCTCATCCCCTACATTATAGTACTAATGCTCATCGGCAAGCCTGTGTATTATCTCGAATGTATTTTGGGTCAATTCAGTTCCAGAAATTCTATAAGAGTTTGGTCGTTGTCTCCAGCAATGAAag GAACGGGCTACGGCACAATACTGGGTTGTGCTTTTGTGCTTTCGTACTATGTGGCTATAGTGGCACTCTGCTTGTATTACCTGGCGATGAGTTTCCAGTCCACTCTGCCTTGGGCAGTCTGCCAGCCTGAATGGACCAACTGTGTGCCCTCAGATACCAGCCAACAAGTGGGAGAAGTTTCTAAAAATGCCACTAGTAGTGCTGAGCTGTACTTCGT CAAAACGGTGTTACAAAAAAGTGACGGCATTGAAGGAGGTCTTG GTGCCCCAGTTTGGTATTTGGCTATGTGCCTTCTTGCTGCATGGTTTGTGATCTTCGTGATCGTGGCACAAGGAGTCAAGAGTTCTGGAAAAGCTGCTTACTTCCTCGCGATCTTCCCTTACGTCGTGATGATTGTTCTGCTTATCAC TACCGTGATTCTGCCTGGCGCGGGAAATGGAATACTATACTTTTTGACACCACAATGGAACAAACTCATCGAACTTGAT GTGTGGTACGCAGCCATCACACAAGTGTTCTTCTCTCTATCTGTATGTAGCGGTGCCATTATTATGTTCTCGTCTTATAACGGCTTCAAACAAAACGTTTACAG AGATGCTATGATTGTGACTACTCTGGACACCTTCACAAGTTTGCTTTCTGGAATCACAATTTTTGGTATTCTTGGTAACTTAGCGCACGAACTAAACAAGGAAGTCCACGAAGTTATTGGCTCTGGAGGAACCGgtcttgcatttatttcttacCCTGACGCTATCGCAAAGACATTCTTACCTCAG TTGTTCTCCGTGCTCTTCTTCTTGATGATGACGGTGCTGGGTATCGGTTCATCGGTGGCGCTGTTGTCTACCATTAACACGGTGTTCCTGGACGCGTTTCCTAAAGTCAAGACTGTGTACATGTCCGCTTTGTGCTGCAGCGGCGGTTTCCTCGTCGGACTTACTTATGTTACTCCT GGTGGTCAGTACATCTTAGAGTTGGTTGATTACTACGGTGGCACTTTCCTGATTCTCTTCTGCGCTATCATGGAAATCAGTGCAGTATTCTGGATCTATG GGTTGGAGAGCCTGTGCCTAGACATAGAGTTTATGTTGGGCATCAAAACCTCGATGTACTGGAGGTTATGTTGGGGCGTGATCACTCCCGCCATGATGATTACAGTGTTCATCTACGCTCTGCTTGGTTTTGAGAATGTCACAGTCGGCGACTACGTGTTCCCAACGGCAGGATATG TGTGCGGATACTTGATGCTGTTcattggtatattttttgtcCCTATCGGCATAATACTGACTTTGTACAAATACAGAACTGGAAACCTTGTTGAG aCCGTCAAGAAATCCTTCACTCCCAAGAAATCGTGGGGACCTCGCTCGCCTTCAGATAAAAGGGACTGGGAGATATTCAAGAAGGAAGCTGTGGTGCAAATGGAAAAAGTTCAGACTACTAAACTAAAACATATATGGCGTAGTTTAACTGGTAGTTACCGATCATAA
- the LOC142974849 gene encoding sodium-dependent nutrient amino acid transporter 1-like, translating into MDLDNANVENGRGVNVAFDPSPEYVNEKQNTSEPPAQTKEQLATELTKSKTDDKPAKDRPQWDNQWEFLMSCISTSVGLGNVWRFPFVAYQNGGGAFLIPYIIVLLVIGKPMYYLETSLGQFSSSNCVRIWALSPAMKGTGYAQALSAVYVVSYYMSIVGTCLYYLAMSFQSTLPWSVCQPEWTNCVPSGESFNASEMEGRPASSAELYYTRTILRQSDGIHDGIGTPILDLSMCLLASWIIIFVIVARGVKSSGKAAYFLALFPYVVMFILLIRAVTLPGAGNGILFFVTPQWEKITQLSVWYAAVTQAFFSLSVCSGALIMFSSYNNFSQNVYRDSLIVTTLDTLTSLISGITIFGVLGNLAYQLGFDDIDQVITGGGSSLAFISYPDAIAQSPFLPQLFSALFFLMMTVLGVGSGVALLSTINTILLDSFPKVPTIYMSAICCTCGFLVGLIYVTPGGQYILELVDYYGGTFMRLFAAIVETIGVFWIYGLENMCLDIEYMLGIKNSFYWRICWGIITPFMMIAVFFYSLITTEAFLFGGTYEYPQSAYIAGGVLQYAGIALIPIFMLLTFWKYRSNNVVETVKRSFRSKPTYGPNIPEKRAEWRQFRQDAKEERNLVRKNWFHHIALSLTGGYRRR; encoded by the exons ATG gatCTAGATAACGCCAACGTTGAAAATGGGCGGGGTGTAAATGTAGCCTTTGATCCCTCTCCGGAATATGTTAACGAGAAGCAAAATACGTCCGAGCCTCCCGCACAAACAAAAGAACAACTTGCCACGGAATTAACCAAATCAAAA actGATGACAAACCGGCTAAAGATCGACCACAATGGGACAACCAATGGGAGTTCCTTATGTCATGTATTTCGACTTCAGTCGGTCTCGGCAACGTCTGGCGTTTCCCTTTCGTCGCCTATCAGAATGGAGGTGGAGCTTTCCTCATACCGTACATCATTGTACTTTTAGTCATAGGAAAACCGATGTACTATCTAGAAACCTCGCTAGGACAGTTCAGTAGCAGTAATTGTGTGAGAATTTGGGCTCTATCACCAGCTATGAAAG GTACCGGTTACGCTCAAGCTTTGAGTGCTGTCTATGTAGTGTCGTACTACATGTCAATCGTAGGAACATGTCTTTATTATTTGGCAATGAGTTTCCAAAGCACGTTGCCTTGGTCTGTTTGCCAACCAGAATGGACGAATTGTGTGCCATCTGGAGAATCGTTCAACGCTAGTGAAATGGAGGGAAGACCAGCAAGTAGCGCGGAATTATATTACAC gCGAACGATTCTCCGGCAGTCAGATGGTATTCATGATGGAATTG gtACGCCTATTCTGGATCTTTCAATGTGTTTGTTGGCGTCGTGGATCATTATTTTCGTTATCGTCGCACGTGGTGTTAAAAGTTCCGGAAAAGCTGCCTATTTCCTGGCCTTGTTCCCCTACGTCGTTATGTTTATCTTATTGATAAG AGCGGTCACTTTACCCGGTGCCGGTAACGGAATATTGTTCTTCGTTACACCACAATGGGAGAAAATTACTCAACTCAGc GTGTGGTATGCGGCTGTCACTCAAGCATTTTTCTCTCTATCCGTATGTTCTGGAGCTCTTATTATGTTCTCCTCGTACAACAACTTTTCACAAAATGTTTACAG AGATTCGTTGATTGTAACAACTTTGGATACCCTCACGAGTTTGATCTCTGGAATTACAATATTTGGTGTCCTCGGTAATCTCGCATACCAACTCGGCTTTGATGACATTGATCAGGTTATTACTGGTGGTGGGTCCAGTTTGGCCTTTATTTCTTATCCGGATGCTATTGCACAGTCGCCATTCCTGCCGCAG CTCTTTTCGGCGTTGTTCTTCTTGATGATGACAGTGCTTGGTGTTGGCTCAGGCGTAGCATTACTGTCAACAATTAACACCATATTACTTGATTCCTTCCCGAAAGTGCCCACAATCTACATGTCTGCAATATGCTGTACCTGCGGATTTCTAGTTGGACTCATTTATGTTACTCCA GGTGGCCAATACATTTTGGAATTAGTAGACTACTACGGAGGAACTTTCATGAGATTATTTGCAGCCATAGTTGAAACTATTGGTGTATTCTGGATCTACG GTCTCGAAAATATGTGCCtggatatagaatacatgttgGGTATCAAGAACTCATTCTACTGGCGCATCTGCTGGGGTATAATTACGCCATTTATGATGATTGCCGTATTCTTCTATTCGCTGATTACAACAGAAGCATTTTTATTCGGAGGAACATATGAATATCCCCAGTCTGCCTATA ttgCTGGTGGGGTACTTCAGTATGCCGGAATTGCACTTATTCCGATATTCATGCTCCTAACATTCTGGAAATATAGATCTAACAATGTTGTTGAG actGTGAAACGCTCGTTCAGGTCGAAGCCTACATATGGTCCCAACATTCCTGAGAAACGCGCAGAATGGCGACAATTCAGACAAGATGCTAAGGAGGAGCGTAATTTAGTGCGCAAAAATTGGTTCCACCATATAGCTTTAAGTCTCACGGGCGGCTACAGGAGACGTTAG
- the LOC142974850 gene encoding sodium-dependent nutrient amino acid transporter 1-like produces MSDSGGASSAGPTSLGAAVIDSTDLSVPTKEPIPAAIISDKLSQEVSKDKELAELEDNLPKRAEWGSQIEFLMSCIATSVGLGNVWRFPFVAYENGGGAFLIPYIIVLMLIGKPMYYLECIMGQFSSRSSIKVWSLSPAMKGTGYATILGCAFVMSYYVVIVALCLYYLAMSFQSTLPWAVCQPEWTNCIASDPSQQVPGAVTVNASSSAELYFIKTVLQQSDGIEGGLGAPVWYLTLCLLAAWFVVFVIVSQGVKSSGKAAYFLAIFPYIVMIILLINTVLLPGAGNGILYFLTPQWSKLIELDVWYAAITQVFFSLSVCTGAIIMFSSYNGFRQNIYRDAMIVTTLDTFTSLLSGITIFGILGNLAHELNQEVHEVIGSGGTGLAFISYPDAIAKTFLPQLFSVLFFSMMTVLGIGSSVALLSTINTVFLDAFPKVKTVYMSALCCSGGFLVGLTYVTPGGQFILELVDYYGGTFLILFCAIMEITAVFWIYGLENLCLDIEFMLGIKTSMYWRLCWGLITPGMMITVFIYALLGFENVTVGDYVFPTAAYVCGYLMLFTGIFFVPIGITFTMISNRTGEFFKTVTRAFSPKASWGPRSPTEKRDWILFKREAEEQMEKVKTSRLNHIWRSLTGGYRRL; encoded by the exons ATG AGCGACAGTGGTGGCGCGTCCAGTGCCGGCCCAACCAGCCTTGGGGCCGCAGTTATAGACTCTACCGATCTTAGCGTGCCCACTAAGGAGCCTATTCCAGCGGCTATTATCTCAGACAAACTATCTCAAGAAGTGTCTAAAGACAAAGAA ttggCAGAACTTGAGGACAACCTCCCAAAAAGAGCAGAATGGGGCAGTCAAATCGAATTCTTAATGTCTTGTATCGCTACCTCGGTCGGTCTCGGCAACGTGTGGCGTTTTCCATTCGTTGCTTATGAGAATGGAGGCGGCGCCTTCCTCATCCCCTACATCATAGTACTTATGCTTATCGGCAAGCCTATGTACTATCTTGAATGTATCATGGGGCAGTTCAGCTCAAGAAGTTCTATCAAAGTCTGGTCACTGTCTCCAGCAATGAAAG GAACCGGATACGCAACGATATTAGGTTGTGCGTTTGTGATGTCGTACTACGTGGTCATAGTGGCGTTGTGCTTGTACTACCTCGCGATGAGCTTCCAGTCGACTCTGCCCTGGGCAGTGTGTCAACCCGAGTGGACCAACTGCATAGCATCAGATCCCAGCCAACAAGTGCCAGGAGCCGTTACCGTAAATGCCAGCAGCAGCGCTGAACTGTATTTCAT caaAACGGTGCTTCAACAAAGCGACGGTATTGAAGGAGGACTTG GTGCTCCCGTCTGGTACTTGACTCTGTGTCTCCTTGCGGCATGGTTCGTTGTCTTCGTGATTGTCTCACAAGGTGTCAAGAGTTCTGGAAAAGCTGCTTATTTCCTCGCCATTTTCCCTTACATTGTTATGATCATTCTACTTATTAA tACTGTACTTTTACCTGGAGCTGGAAATGGAATCCTTTACTTTTTGACACCGCAATGGAGCAAACTCATCGAACTTGAT GTGTGGTATGCAGCCATCACTCAAGTATTCTTCTCTCTATCCGTATGCACTGGTGCCATCATAATGTTCTCGTCTTACAACGGCTTCAGGCAAAATATTTACAG aGATGCTATGATCGTGACTACTCTGGACACCTTCACGAGTTTACTTTCTGGAATCACAATCTTCGGTATCCTGGGTAACTTGGCGCACGAACTGAACCAGGAAGTCCATGAAGTTATTGGCTCCGGAGGAACCGGGCTCGCTTTCATCTCTTACCCCGACGCTATTGCCAAAACATTCTTGCCTCAG CTGTTCTCCGTATTGTTCTTCTCTATGATGACGGTGCTTGGTATCGGTTCATCGGTGGCGCTATTATCTACTATCAACACGGTGTTCCTGGACGCGTTCCCCAAAGTTAAGACTGTGTACATGTCCGCCTTGTGCTGCAGCGGCGGCTTCCTCGTCGGTCTCACCTACGTCACTCcc GGCGGCCAGTTCATATTAGAGTTAGTTGATTACTACGGTGGCACTTTCCTGATTCTTTTCTGCGCTATCATGGAAATTACAGCAGTATTCTGGATCTACG ggTTGGAGAACCTGTGCCTTGACATAGAGTTTATGTTGGGCATCAAAACTTCCATGTACTGGAGACTATGTTGGGGCCTTATTACTCCCGGTATGATGATCACGGTGTTCATCTACGCTCTGCTTGGTTTTGAGAATGTCACAGTCGGCGACTACGTGTTCCCAACCGCAGCATACG tgtGCGGATATTTAATGCTGTTCACTGGCATCTTCTTTGTTCCTATTGGCATTACGTTCACGATGATCAGTAATAGAACTGGAGAGTTCTTCAAG aCCGTCACGAGGGCGTTCAGTCCCAAGGCATCATGGGGACCTCGCTCACCTACAGAAAAAAGAGACTGGATATTATTTAAGAGAGAAGCTGAGGAGCAAATGGAAAAAGTTAAGACGTCAAGATTAAATCACATCTGGCGGAGTTTAACCGGTGGTTATAGAAGattgtaa